A section of the Pseudomonas sp. FP453 genome encodes:
- a CDS encoding metal ABC transporter solute-binding protein, Zn/Mn family gives MRPVFRPLALAIACLISTSALAVDGFAANDFKTNHGLGHAALSKAKSIKPVKVLASLPITYGLAEVLLKGTDVQLERAAPSNLPGSRQVSYFTGRGAPALSKLAEDADAAIGLRSLWADDPLYPVARRSNIRIVEIDAARPVDGGLPGIAVQPGVADGLNSQPWQSSNNLGRMADVLAADLSRLAPGAKPQIDANLAALKQRLLKLSADSEARLAKADNLSVVSLSDHFAYLVSSLNLEVVSTDARPDAEWTPEALQKLSAELKDNDVAVVLHHRQPSEAVKAAVAAGGSQLLVLNVDGADPVAELETNVDQVIKALTP, from the coding sequence ATGCGCCCTGTCTTTCGCCCACTGGCCTTGGCCATCGCTTGCTTGATCAGCACCTCGGCGTTGGCCGTGGATGGTTTCGCGGCCAATGATTTCAAAACCAATCATGGCCTCGGCCATGCCGCGCTGAGCAAGGCCAAGTCGATCAAGCCGGTCAAAGTGCTGGCCTCGCTGCCGATCACCTATGGCTTGGCCGAGGTGTTGCTCAAAGGCACCGACGTGCAACTCGAACGCGCCGCACCGTCGAATCTGCCCGGTTCGCGGCAGGTCTCCTATTTCACCGGCCGTGGCGCCCCGGCGCTGAGCAAGCTGGCCGAAGACGCCGACGCCGCCATCGGCCTGCGCTCGCTGTGGGCGGACGACCCGCTGTACCCGGTGGCGCGGCGCAGCAACATCCGCATCGTCGAAATCGACGCCGCCCGCCCGGTGGACGGCGGCCTGCCGGGCATCGCCGTGCAGCCCGGCGTGGCCGATGGCTTGAACAGCCAACCGTGGCAATCGAGCAACAACCTCGGGCGCATGGCCGATGTGCTGGCCGCCGACCTCAGCCGCCTGGCACCTGGCGCCAAACCGCAGATCGATGCCAACCTCGCCGCCCTCAAGCAACGCCTGCTCAAACTCAGTGCCGACAGCGAAGCGCGGCTGGCCAAGGCCGACAACCTCAGCGTGGTCAGCCTGAGCGATCACTTTGCCTACCTGGTCAGCAGCTTGAACCTGGAAGTCGTCAGCACCGATGCACGGCCGGACGCCGAGTGGACGCCGGAAGCCTTGCAGAAACTCAGTGCTGAGTTGAAGGACAACGATGTGGCGGTGGTGCTGCACCATCGCCAGCCAAGTGAGGCGGTAAAAGCGGCGGTTGCGGCTGGCGGTTCGCAGCTGTTGGTGTTGAATGTGGATGGCGCGGACCCAGTGGCAGAGCTGGAAACCAATGTGGATCAGGTGATCAAGGCACTCACACCCTAA
- a CDS encoding HAD family phosphatase: MALVIFDLDDTLIHGDCATLWSEQMGRLGWVDPESFMRKNSELMAAYSRGELKMEDFMDFSLEPMIGRTPAEIEHLVEPWVEDVIEPLIYSDATKTIARHRANGDRILVISASGVHLVKPIAARIGIDEVLGIELDVSHGVYSGRTVGVLTYREGKITRLLEWLAQEGETLEGAYFYSDSRNDLPLLLKVDHPQVVNPDPVLRAHAEQAGWPIHHWI, from the coding sequence ATGGCATTGGTAATTTTCGATCTGGACGACACCCTTATCCACGGCGACTGCGCCACCCTGTGGAGCGAGCAGATGGGCCGCCTGGGCTGGGTGGACCCAGAGTCGTTCATGCGCAAGAACAGTGAGCTGATGGCCGCCTACAGCCGGGGCGAACTCAAGATGGAAGACTTCATGGATTTCAGCCTGGAGCCGATGATCGGCCGCACCCCGGCGGAAATCGAACACCTGGTAGAGCCCTGGGTCGAGGACGTGATCGAGCCGCTGATCTACAGCGATGCCACCAAGACCATCGCCCGCCATCGGGCCAATGGCGATCGGATCCTGGTGATCTCGGCGTCTGGCGTCCACCTGGTCAAACCGATTGCAGCGCGGATCGGCATTGATGAAGTGCTGGGGATCGAGCTGGACGTCAGCCATGGCGTGTACAGCGGGCGTACCGTGGGGGTGCTGACTTACCGTGAAGGCAAGATCACGCGTTTGCTGGAATGGTTGGCGCAGGAAGGTGAGACGTTGGAGGGGGCGTATTTCTATTCGGATTCGCGCAATGACTTGCCGTTGCTGTTGAAGGTGGATCATCCGCAGGTGGTGAACCCCGACCCCGTATTGCGTGCCCATGCCGAGCAAGCCGGCTGGCCAATCCACCACTGGATCTGA
- a CDS encoding ABC transporter permease produces the protein MSRAEAGPAALYHRVVVWLLFAILVLPLVGTFVYSIASSWSATILPAGFTVKWYVQLWSDPRFLMAFGQSLLVCVGALILSVVLILPLLFVVHYHFPKLDALMNILILLPFAVPPVVSSVGLLQLYGSGPLAMVGTPWILIGCYFTVALPFMYRAITNNLQAINLRDLMDASQLLGASTWQAAIFVVLPNLRKGLMVALLLSFSFLFGEFVFANILVGTRYETLQVYLNNMRNSSGHFTSAVVISYFFFVLVLTWAANILNKDKSQ, from the coding sequence ATGTCTCGCGCTGAAGCCGGCCCGGCCGCCCTCTACCATCGGGTGGTGGTGTGGCTGTTGTTTGCAATCCTCGTGCTGCCCTTGGTGGGCACCTTCGTTTATTCCATCGCCAGTAGCTGGTCGGCAACCATCCTGCCCGCCGGCTTTACCGTGAAATGGTACGTGCAACTGTGGAGCGACCCGCGCTTCCTGATGGCCTTCGGGCAGTCGTTGCTGGTGTGCGTGGGGGCGCTGATCCTGTCGGTGGTGCTGATCCTGCCGCTGCTGTTCGTGGTGCACTACCACTTCCCCAAGCTCGACGCGCTGATGAACATCCTGATCCTGCTGCCCTTCGCGGTGCCGCCGGTGGTGTCGTCTGTGGGTCTGTTGCAACTGTACGGTTCCGGGCCGTTGGCGATGGTGGGCACGCCATGGATCCTCATCGGTTGCTACTTCACCGTGGCGTTGCCGTTCATGTACCGGGCGATCACCAACAACCTGCAGGCCATTAACCTGCGCGACCTGATGGACGCCTCCCAACTGCTCGGCGCCAGCACCTGGCAGGCGGCGATCTTCGTGGTGCTGCCGAACCTGCGCAAAGGCCTGATGGTGGCGCTGCTGCTGTCGTTCTCGTTCCTGTTCGGTGAGTTCGTGTTTGCCAACATTCTGGTAGGCACCCGCTACGAAACCCTGCAGGTGTACCTCAACAACATGCGCAACAGCAGCGGCCACTTCACCAGCGCCGTCGTGATTTCCTACTTCTTCTTTGTGCTGGTGCTGACCTGGGCCGCCAATATCTTGAACAAGGACAAAAGCCAATGA
- a CDS encoding UTRA domain-containing protein, protein MRDEAIKAVTSIGLALQEQIDHGLLPPASKLPAERKLSELFGTTRITVREALLQLEAQGQIYREERRGWFVSPPRLAYNLMQRSHFHAMVSDQGRVASTEVISARLQPASAAVCAWLQLPALSSVIQICRGRRIDGRLVLYVEHYLNPQYFPGILDCDLNQSMTELYARKYDLHYGRVRFEIVPTSLPVEAAATLRVSVGSPGLRIARVNYDQHQRLIDCDLEFWRHDAIHVGVDVA, encoded by the coding sequence ATGCGTGATGAGGCAATCAAGGCGGTGACATCCATCGGCCTGGCGCTGCAAGAGCAGATCGACCACGGCCTGTTGCCGCCCGCCAGCAAACTCCCGGCCGAGCGCAAGCTCAGCGAGTTGTTTGGTACCACCCGGATTACCGTGCGGGAAGCCTTGTTACAACTGGAGGCCCAGGGCCAGATCTATCGCGAAGAGCGCCGTGGCTGGTTTGTCTCGCCGCCACGGCTGGCCTACAACCTGATGCAGCGTAGCCACTTTCACGCCATGGTCAGCGACCAGGGGCGCGTGGCGTCCACCGAAGTGATCTCGGCGCGCTTGCAGCCGGCGTCGGCGGCGGTGTGTGCGTGGTTGCAGTTGCCGGCGTTGTCGAGTGTGATCCAGATCTGCCGGGGCCGGCGGATCGATGGGCGCCTGGTGTTGTATGTGGAGCATTACCTGAACCCGCAGTATTTTCCGGGGATCCTGGACTGCGACCTGAACCAGTCGATGACCGAGCTGTATGCCCGCAAGTACGACCTGCACTACGGGCGGGTGCGCTTTGAAATCGTGCCGACGTCACTGCCGGTGGAGGCGGCCGCGACGTTGCGCGTGTCGGTGGGCAGCCCGGGCTTGCGCATCGCCCGGGTCAATTATGACCAGCACCAGCGCTTGATCGACTGCGACCTGGAGTTCTGGCGGCATGATGCGATCCACGTCGGCGTGGATGTGGCGTGA
- a CDS encoding ABC transporter substrate-binding protein: MKQLFLASLLGSTIAMCTAAMAADTDLKTLEAAAKAEGAVNSVGMPDDWANWKGTWEDLAKTYGLKHIDTDMSSAQEIAKFKAEKDNASADIGDVGAAFGPIAVKQDVTQPYKPSTWAQVPDWAKDKDGHWALAYTGTIAFIINKKLLHGSEVPTSWADLQNGKYKVSIGDVSTAAQAANGVLAAAIANKGDEKNIAPGLQFFTKIAQQGRLGVNNPTIQTMEKGEVEVGIVWDFNGLSYKAKMANPDDYVVLIPSDGSVKSGYTTIINKHAKHPNAAKLTREYIFSDAGQLNLAKGNARPIRAETDLKLPADIAKNLIPGEQYTKANPQPIKDADAWEATSKKLPQLWNEQVIVEMK; this comes from the coding sequence ATGAAACAGCTTTTCCTGGCATCACTGTTAGGCTCGACCATTGCCATGTGCACCGCCGCCATGGCCGCTGATACCGATCTAAAAACCTTGGAAGCCGCCGCGAAAGCGGAAGGCGCCGTCAACAGCGTCGGCATGCCCGATGACTGGGCCAACTGGAAAGGCACCTGGGAAGACCTGGCCAAGACCTACGGCCTCAAGCACATCGACACCGACATGAGCTCGGCCCAGGAAATCGCCAAGTTCAAGGCTGAAAAAGACAACGCCAGCGCCGACATCGGCGACGTCGGTGCGGCCTTCGGCCCGATTGCGGTGAAGCAGGACGTCACCCAGCCGTACAAACCGTCCACCTGGGCCCAGGTGCCGGATTGGGCAAAAGACAAAGACGGTCACTGGGCCCTGGCCTACACCGGCACCATCGCCTTCATCATCAACAAGAAGCTGCTGCACGGATCCGAAGTGCCTACCAGCTGGGCCGACCTGCAAAACGGCAAGTACAAAGTCTCCATCGGTGACGTAAGCACTGCGGCCCAGGCGGCCAACGGTGTACTGGCAGCGGCCATCGCCAACAAAGGCGACGAGAAGAACATCGCACCTGGTTTGCAGTTCTTCACCAAGATTGCCCAGCAAGGCCGTCTTGGCGTGAACAACCCGACCATTCAAACAATGGAAAAAGGCGAAGTCGAAGTGGGCATCGTCTGGGACTTCAACGGCCTCAGTTACAAAGCCAAGATGGCCAACCCGGATGACTACGTGGTGCTGATCCCGTCGGATGGCTCGGTGAAATCCGGCTACACCACCATCATCAACAAACACGCCAAGCACCCGAACGCCGCCAAGCTGACCCGCGAATACATCTTCAGCGATGCCGGCCAACTCAACCTGGCGAAGGGCAATGCGCGCCCGATCCGCGCCGAAACCGACCTGAAACTGCCGGCCGATATCGCCAAGAACCTGATCCCGGGCGAGCAGTACACCAAGGCCAACCCGCAGCCGATCAAGGATGCCGATGCCTGGGAAGCGACCTCCAAGAAGCTGCCACAACTGTGGAACGAGCAAGTCATCGTAGAGATGAAGTAA
- a CDS encoding alkaline phosphatase family protein, whose amino-acid sequence MKHNVILVVLDGLNFEVARHAMGHLQAYVGAGRAALYKLECELPALSRPLYECILTGVPPIHSGIVHNNVSRLSNQRSIFHYATDAGLTTAAAAYHWVSELYNRTPFLAARDRHTDDKALAIQHGHFYWNDHYPDSHLFADAESLRRTHTPNFLVVHPMNIDDAGHKHGLDTAQYRNSARSADIILADYLQAWLDAGYQMLVTADHGMNNDRSHNGLLPEEREVPLFVLGDAFSLDAGAAPKQTELCGTVCELLGVPHDKPVCRELLK is encoded by the coding sequence ATGAAGCACAATGTCATCCTTGTCGTGCTCGACGGCCTGAATTTCGAGGTTGCCCGGCACGCCATGGGGCACTTGCAGGCCTATGTCGGCGCAGGACGCGCAGCCCTCTACAAGCTGGAATGTGAACTGCCCGCCCTGTCCCGCCCGCTGTATGAATGCATCCTCACCGGCGTGCCACCGATCCACAGCGGCATCGTGCACAACAATGTCTCGCGCCTGTCCAACCAGCGCAGCATTTTCCATTACGCCACCGACGCCGGCCTCACCACGGCGGCGGCGGCTTACCACTGGGTCAGCGAGTTGTATAACCGCACGCCCTTCCTCGCCGCCCGTGATCGTCATACCGACGACAAGGCGCTGGCGATCCAGCACGGGCATTTCTACTGGAATGACCACTACCCGGACTCCCACCTGTTTGCCGACGCCGAAAGCCTGCGCCGCACACACACGCCGAACTTCCTCGTGGTGCACCCGATGAACATCGACGACGCCGGCCACAAGCACGGCCTCGACACCGCGCAATACCGCAACAGCGCGCGCTCGGCCGACATCATCCTGGCCGACTACCTGCAAGCCTGGCTCGACGCCGGCTACCAGATGCTGGTCACCGCCGACCATGGCATGAACAACGACCGCTCCCACAATGGCCTGTTGCCGGAGGAACGCGAAGTCCCGCTGTTTGTCCTCGGCGACGCGTTCAGCCTGGACGCCGGGGCCGCGCCGAAACAGACCGAACTCTGCGGCACTGTCTGCGAACTGCTGGGCGTGCCCCACGACAAACCGGTGTGCCGGGAGTTGTTGAAATGA
- a CDS encoding ABC transporter permease subunit codes for MTRGKWLALLCLVPFALFFIVFEIAPLAWVLINSLQTEEAGWGLENFVRIFSSKFYLQAIQYSLEISFYSSVFGIIIATLGSYSLRRVDSPLRNFVTAFANMTSNFAGVPLAFAFIILLGFNGSITIMLKQAGIIEDFNLYSKTGLIILYTYFQIPLGVLLLYPAFDALREDWRESAALLGASGWQFWRHIGLPVLTPALLGTFVILLANALGAYATVYALTTGNFNVLPIRIAGLVSGDVSLDPNMASALAVVLVALMTVVTVVHQLLLKRSYHVSR; via the coding sequence ATGACCCGTGGCAAATGGCTGGCGCTGTTGTGCCTGGTGCCTTTCGCGTTGTTCTTTATCGTGTTCGAAATCGCTCCGCTGGCGTGGGTACTGATCAACAGCCTGCAAACCGAAGAGGCCGGCTGGGGCCTGGAAAACTTCGTGCGCATCTTCAGCTCGAAGTTCTACCTGCAAGCGATCCAGTACAGCCTGGAGATCAGTTTCTACTCCAGCGTCTTCGGCATCATCATCGCTACCCTCGGCAGCTACTCGCTGCGCCGGGTCGATTCGCCGCTGCGCAACTTCGTCACCGCCTTTGCCAACATGACCAGCAACTTCGCCGGTGTGCCCCTGGCCTTCGCGTTCATCATCCTGCTGGGCTTCAACGGCAGCATCACCATCATGCTCAAGCAGGCGGGGATCATTGAGGACTTCAACCTGTACTCCAAGACCGGTTTGATCATCCTCTATACCTACTTCCAGATTCCGCTGGGCGTGCTGTTGCTCTACCCGGCCTTTGATGCGTTGCGCGAGGACTGGCGGGAGTCGGCCGCGCTGCTCGGTGCGAGTGGCTGGCAGTTCTGGCGCCATATCGGCTTGCCGGTGCTCACGCCGGCCTTGCTCGGCACCTTTGTGATCCTGCTGGCCAATGCCCTCGGCGCCTACGCCACGGTGTACGCGTTGACCACCGGCAACTTCAACGTGCTGCCGATCCGCATCGCGGGCCTGGTGTCCGGCGACGTGTCCCTCGACCCGAACATGGCCAGCGCCCTGGCCGTGGTGCTGGTGGCGCTGATGACCGTGGTCACCGTGGTCCATCAACTGCTGCTCAAGAGGAGCTACCATGTCTCGCGCTGA
- a CDS encoding ABC transporter ATP-binding protein, protein MSFVSVQHLQKGYAGTPVFSDINCEIAKGEFVTLLGPSGCGKSTLLRCIAGLTSVDSGKILLDGQDIVPLSPQKRHIGMVFQSYALFPNMTVEQNVAFGLRMQKVNADDSHQRVQEVLQLVELKDLASRYPHQMSGGQCQRVALARSLVTRPRLLLLDEPLSALDARIRKHLREQIRQIQRELGLTTIFVTHDQEEALTMSDRIFLMNQGKIVQSGDAETLYTAPVDVFAAGFIGNYNLLDADKASLLLQRPINSRIAIRPEAIELSRNGELDALVRSHSLLGNVIRYRIEARGVELVVDVLNRSADDLHPDGQRLALSIDPSALCEVA, encoded by the coding sequence ATGAGCTTCGTCAGCGTCCAACACCTGCAAAAAGGCTACGCCGGCACCCCGGTGTTCAGTGATATCAACTGCGAGATCGCCAAGGGCGAGTTCGTCACCCTGCTCGGCCCGTCCGGTTGCGGCAAGTCCACGCTGCTGCGTTGCATCGCCGGGCTGACCTCGGTGGACAGTGGGAAAATCCTGCTGGATGGCCAGGACATCGTCCCGCTGAGCCCGCAGAAACGTCACATCGGCATGGTGTTCCAGAGCTATGCCCTGTTCCCCAACATGACCGTGGAACAAAACGTCGCCTTTGGCCTGCGCATGCAGAAGGTCAACGCCGACGACAGCCACCAGCGCGTGCAGGAAGTGCTGCAACTGGTGGAACTCAAGGACCTCGCCAGCCGCTACCCGCACCAGATGTCCGGCGGCCAGTGCCAGCGCGTGGCCCTCGCCCGTTCCCTGGTGACGCGCCCGCGCCTGCTGTTGCTGGATGAGCCGCTGTCGGCGCTGGATGCGCGGATCCGCAAGCACCTGCGTGAACAGATCCGCCAGATCCAGCGCGAGCTGGGGCTGACCACGATCTTTGTGACCCATGACCAGGAAGAAGCCCTGACCATGTCCGATCGCATCTTCCTGATGAACCAGGGCAAGATCGTGCAGAGCGGCGATGCCGAGACGCTGTACACCGCGCCAGTGGACGTGTTCGCGGCCGGTTTTATCGGCAACTACAATCTACTGGACGCCGACAAGGCCAGCCTGCTGCTGCAACGCCCGATCAACAGCCGTATCGCGATTCGCCCGGAAGCCATCGAACTGAGCCGCAACGGCGAGCTGGACGCCCTGGTGCGCAGCCACAGCCTGCTGGGCAACGTGATCCGCTATCGCATCGAGGCGCGCGGCGTGGAACTGGTGGTGGACGTGCTCAACCGCTCGGCCGACGACCTGCACCCGGACGGGCAACGCCTGGCACTTTCCATCGACCCAAGCGCCCTGTGTGAAGTAGCCTGA